A region from the Halomarina litorea genome encodes:
- a CDS encoding MogA/MoaB family molybdenum cofactor biosynthesis protein, with product MTDGDEPLRGRDEHELGADHDHDHGHEHGEAGTHDHHHHDIDRLGFAVFTVSSSRTLDEDAAGDAIESLVTDADHTVEVREVVPDDFEAVHAAVADAVADDAVDAVVTTGGTGVTPDDVTIEAVEGLFVKDLPGFGELFRQLSRDEVGTRVVGTRATAGIVRPPESGDGVPVFCLPGSENAARLGVREIIVEEAPHLAGLARR from the coding sequence ATGACCGACGGCGACGAACCCCTTCGCGGCCGGGACGAGCACGAACTGGGCGCGGACCACGACCACGACCACGGGCACGAACACGGCGAGGCGGGCACGCACGACCACCACCACCACGACATCGACCGCCTCGGGTTCGCGGTGTTCACCGTCTCCTCCTCGCGCACGCTGGACGAGGACGCCGCGGGCGACGCCATCGAATCACTCGTGACCGACGCGGACCACACCGTCGAGGTGCGCGAGGTCGTCCCCGACGACTTCGAGGCCGTCCACGCGGCCGTCGCCGACGCCGTGGCGGACGACGCCGTGGACGCCGTCGTCACCACCGGCGGGACGGGCGTCACCCCCGACGACGTGACCATCGAGGCCGTCGAGGGGCTGTTCGTGAAGGACCTGCCCGGCTTCGGCGAACTGTTCCGTCAGCTCTCGCGCGACGAGGTCGGCACCCGCGTCGTCGGCACGCGCGCCACCGCTGGCATCGTCCGTCCGCCCGAGAGCGGGGACGGCGTCCCCGTCTTCTGTCTCCCCGGGAGCGAGAACGCCGCCCGCCTCGGCGTACGCGAGATAATCGTCGAGGAGGCCCCGCACCTCGCGGGACTGGCGCGGCGGTGA
- a CDS encoding aldo/keto reductase, giving the protein MEYVSVQGESVPAVGLGTWRLTGDACFEAVSTALDAGYRHLDTAQAYGNERQVGEAVRASDVDREDVFLTTKLSGGNRAYDDVMRSVQGSLAKLGTSYLDLLLIHNPNRRVPLAETLDAMDELVEDGTVRHVGVSNFGVDRLDEARSLADAPIFTDQVQFHPFWDQTDLLDYCAIHDVLLTAYSPLGHGGVLTDTVVREVADAHGKSPAQVALRWALQHENVVAIPKATSREHIEANLDVFDFELTDEEVARIRRPSKVRTVAGLVRSRLPF; this is encoded by the coding sequence ATGGAGTACGTCAGCGTGCAGGGCGAGTCGGTGCCCGCCGTCGGCCTCGGGACGTGGCGACTGACCGGTGACGCCTGCTTCGAGGCGGTCTCGACCGCACTCGACGCCGGGTATCGCCACCTCGACACCGCGCAGGCCTACGGGAACGAGCGACAGGTCGGCGAGGCCGTCCGGGCGAGCGACGTCGACCGCGAAGACGTCTTCCTGACGACGAAGCTCTCGGGGGGGAACCGCGCGTACGACGACGTGATGCGCTCGGTGCAGGGCAGCCTCGCGAAACTCGGAACGAGCTATCTGGACCTCCTGTTGATACACAACCCGAATCGGCGCGTGCCACTCGCGGAGACGCTGGACGCGATGGACGAACTCGTCGAGGACGGGACGGTGCGCCACGTCGGGGTGAGCAACTTCGGCGTCGACAGGCTAGACGAGGCGCGCTCGCTCGCCGACGCGCCCATCTTCACCGACCAGGTGCAGTTCCACCCCTTCTGGGACCAGACCGACCTCCTCGACTACTGTGCCATCCACGACGTCCTGCTGACCGCCTACAGCCCCCTCGGACACGGCGGCGTCCTCACCGATACCGTCGTCCGGGAGGTGGCAGACGCCCACGGGAAGTCGCCCGCGCAGGTCGCCCTGCGGTGGGCACTCCAACACGAGAACGTCGTCGCCATCCCCAAGGCGACGAGTCGCGAGCACATCGAAGCCAACCTCGACGTCTTCGACTTCGAACTCACCGACGAGGAGGTAGCGCGCATCCGCCGCCCCTCGAAGGTGCGGACCGTCGCGGGACTCGTCCGCTCGCGCCTCCCGTTCTGA
- the guaA gene encoding glutamine-hydrolyzing GMP synthase, whose product MVDADRFIQEAIEEIHEEVGGANAVIALSGGVDSSVAAALAYEALGDRLTPVYVDTGLMRKGETDQIRETFDYMHSLRVVEAKDRFLDALDGITDPEAKRHAIGEQFIREFEREAKETDADYLVQGTIYPDRIESEGNIKSHHNVGGLPDVVDFEGIVEPVRDLYKDEVRDVARELGLDELVAERMPFPGPGLAVRIVGEVTEEKLEVAREATYVVEEELEEYDPWQAFAAVLGKATGVKGDNRVHGHVVAIRSVESRDGMTARAQELDWSTLQRIQSRITGELPNVARVLYDVTHKPPATIEYE is encoded by the coding sequence ATGGTCGACGCCGACCGGTTCATCCAGGAGGCGATCGAGGAGATTCACGAGGAGGTGGGCGGCGCGAACGCCGTCATCGCCCTCTCGGGCGGGGTGGACTCCTCCGTCGCGGCCGCCCTCGCCTACGAGGCGCTGGGCGACCGCCTCACGCCCGTCTACGTCGACACCGGCCTGATGCGAAAGGGCGAGACCGACCAGATTCGCGAGACGTTCGACTACATGCACTCGCTGCGGGTCGTCGAGGCGAAAGACCGGTTCCTCGACGCACTCGACGGTATCACCGACCCCGAGGCGAAGCGTCACGCCATCGGCGAGCAGTTCATCCGCGAGTTCGAACGCGAGGCGAAGGAGACGGACGCCGACTACCTCGTGCAGGGGACCATCTACCCCGACCGCATCGAGAGCGAGGGCAACATCAAGTCCCACCACAACGTCGGCGGCCTGCCGGACGTCGTGGACTTCGAGGGCATCGTCGAACCCGTCCGCGACCTCTACAAGGACGAGGTGCGCGACGTGGCCCGCGAACTGGGACTGGACGAACTCGTCGCCGAACGGATGCCGTTCCCCGGTCCCGGCCTCGCGGTGCGCATCGTCGGCGAGGTGACCGAGGAGAAGTTGGAGGTGGCCCGCGAGGCCACCTACGTCGTCGAGGAGGAGCTAGAGGAGTACGACCCGTGGCAGGCGTTCGCCGCCGTCCTCGGGAAGGCGACGGGCGTGAAGGGCGACAACCGCGTCCACGGCCACGTCGTGGCCATCCGGTCGGTCGAGTCGCGCGACGGAATGACCGCCCGCGCACAGGAACTCGACTGGTCGACCCTCCAGCGCATCCAGTCGCGCATCACGGGCGAACTGCCGAATGTGGCGCGCGTCCTCTACGACGTCACTCATAAACCCCCGGCGACAATCGAGTACGAATGA
- the pyrG gene encoding glutamine hydrolyzing CTP synthase — MPTAPTGYDPSLGEKFIFVTGGVMSGLGKGITAASTGRLLSNAGFDVTAVKIDPYLNVDAGTMNPFQHGEVYVLKDGGEVDLDLGNYERFLDIDMTSDHNVTTGKTYQHVIEKERAGDYLGKTVQIIPHITDDIKRRIREAAQGHDVCIVEVGGTVGDIEGMPFLEALRQFVHEQDEGDFLLTHVTLVPYSKNGEQKTKPTQHSVKELRSIGLQPDILVGRADDELDPETKRKIALFCDVPTDAVFSNPDVEDIYHVPLTVEEEGLDQYVMEQLNLSDRALPADERDNRWRELVTQETSGSLDVALVGKYALEDAYLSVHEALKHAGLERGVDVNVLWVDAEEMTADDRGRLKGADAVIVPGGFGVRGTQGKIDAIRYAREEGTPFLGLCLGFQLAVVEFARNVAGLEGAYSSEFDEAADHPVVALLPEQYEVEDMGGTMRLGAYETDIEPDSLAAELYGGTSCTERHRHRYEVNPEYIDRLEDAGLVFSGKVNNRMEILELPDHPYFVGTQFHPEFRSRPGRASPPFLGLLDAALDAEVRSPEVDA; from the coding sequence ATGCCGACAGCGCCTACGGGGTACGACCCGAGCCTCGGGGAGAAGTTCATTTTCGTCACCGGCGGGGTCATGAGCGGCCTCGGAAAGGGCATCACGGCGGCGTCGACGGGCCGCCTGCTGTCCAACGCCGGGTTCGACGTGACGGCGGTGAAGATCGACCCCTACCTCAACGTGGACGCGGGGACGATGAACCCGTTCCAGCACGGCGAGGTGTACGTCCTCAAGGACGGCGGTGAGGTCGACCTCGATCTCGGGAACTACGAGCGCTTCCTCGACATCGACATGACGTCTGACCACAACGTCACGACGGGGAAGACCTACCAGCACGTCATCGAGAAGGAACGCGCGGGCGACTACCTCGGGAAGACGGTCCAGATCATCCCGCACATCACCGACGACATCAAGCGGCGCATCCGCGAGGCCGCACAGGGCCACGACGTCTGCATCGTCGAGGTGGGCGGCACGGTGGGCGACATCGAGGGGATGCCGTTCCTCGAAGCGCTCCGCCAGTTCGTCCACGAACAGGACGAGGGGGACTTCCTGCTGACCCACGTCACGCTCGTCCCCTACTCGAAGAACGGCGAACAGAAGACGAAACCCACCCAGCACAGCGTGAAGGAACTGCGCTCCATCGGCCTCCAGCCCGACATCCTCGTCGGGCGCGCCGACGACGAACTCGACCCGGAGACCAAGCGCAAGATCGCGCTGTTCTGTGACGTCCCCACGGACGCCGTGTTCTCGAACCCGGACGTCGAGGACATCTACCACGTCCCGCTGACCGTCGAGGAGGAGGGCCTCGACCAGTACGTTATGGAGCAGTTGAACCTCTCGGACCGGGCGCTCCCGGCCGACGAACGCGACAACCGCTGGCGCGAACTCGTGACCCAGGAGACGAGCGGGTCGCTCGACGTCGCCCTCGTCGGGAAGTACGCGCTGGAGGATGCCTACCTCTCGGTCCACGAGGCGCTGAAGCACGCCGGCCTCGAACGCGGCGTGGACGTGAACGTCCTGTGGGTGGACGCGGAGGAGATGACCGCCGACGACCGGGGTCGCCTGAAGGGCGCGGACGCCGTCATCGTCCCGGGCGGGTTCGGCGTGCGCGGCACGCAGGGCAAGATAGACGCCATCCGCTACGCCCGCGAAGAGGGCACCCCCTTCCTCGGGCTCTGTCTGGGCTTCCAGCTCGCCGTCGTGGAGTTCGCACGGAACGTCGCGGGACTCGAGGGCGCGTACTCCAGCGAGTTCGACGAGGCCGCCGACCACCCCGTCGTCGCGCTCCTGCCCGAACAGTACGAGGTGGAGGACATGGGCGGGACGATGCGCCTCGGCGCCTACGAGACGGACATCGAACCGGACAGCCTCGCCGCCGAACTGTACGGCGGCACCTCCTGTACCGAGCGCCACCGCCACCGCTACGAGGTCAACCCCGAGTACATCGACAGACTGGAGGACGCGGGCCTCGTCTTCTCCGGGAAGGTCAACAACCGCATGGAGATACTCGAACTACCCGACCACCCGTACTTCGTCGGAACGCAGTTCCACCCCGAGTTCCGCTCGCGGCCCGGCCGCGCGAGTCCGCCGTTCCTCGGCCTGCTCGACGCCGCCCTCGACGCCGAGGTGCGGTCCCCGGAGGTGGACGCCTGA
- a CDS encoding amphi-Trp domain-containing protein: MSELEIERELTRQEVADYLREFADKLADDRRGEGRVNRDADGSNGGPEGVRAPGRRDEFDDTTGSGTDAANTTSSHAADSAAHGTADDTRGSHESDERTTDRVRPNNGKITLLVGNDSATVNPPERVLFGVEVGRDSSLMGGGKGEVVEFRLHWNADDVPEDDELSIQ, translated from the coding sequence ATGTCCGAACTCGAAATCGAACGGGAGTTGACCCGACAGGAAGTCGCCGACTACCTCCGGGAGTTCGCCGACAAACTCGCCGACGACCGCCGGGGGGAGGGTCGTGTGAACCGCGACGCGGACGGCTCGAACGGGGGTCCCGAGGGGGTTCGGGCACCGGGTCGTCGCGACGAGTTCGACGATACGACCGGGAGTGGGACCGACGCTGCGAACACCACGTCGTCCCACGCTGCCGACAGCGCGGCCCACGGGACGGCGGACGACACGCGCGGCTCACACGAGTCAGACGAGCGGACGACCGACCGCGTCCGCCCCAACAACGGCAAGATAACGCTCCTCGTCGGCAACGACAGCGCGACGGTGAACCCGCCCGAGCGCGTCCTGTTCGGCGTGGAGGTCGGACGGGACTCCTCGCTGATGGGCGGCGGGAAGGGGGAGGTCGTCGAGTTCCGCCTGCACTGGAACGCCGACGACGTCCCCGAGGACGACGAACTCAGCATCCAGTAA
- a CDS encoding zinc-binding dehydrogenase — translation MKAVQFEEHGDSSVLEYDEFEDPDIADDEVLVDVKAGALNHLDVWTRRGLPGVELDMPHIPGSDAAGVVSEVGADVTRFEEGDHVAVCAGRYCGKCEFCRDGQESECESYHIMGEHVRGVHAEQAAVPEENLVPVPDDVDWHTAAASSLVFQTAWRMLVTRAELGPSEKVLVLGASGGVGHAAVQIADYLGAEVYATASTDEKLEYARECGADHVINYEESSFKDEIRDLTDGRGVDVVVDHIGPATWEDSQKALAKGGRIVTCGATTGPKAETNINRVFWNQLEILGSTMATPGEIDDVLPLVWDGTFEVHVRDVLPMSEAQRAHEMLEEREGFGKVVVVPDSEYDG, via the coding sequence ATGAAAGCAGTCCAGTTCGAGGAGCACGGCGATTCGAGCGTGCTGGAGTACGACGAATTCGAGGACCCCGACATCGCGGACGACGAGGTGCTCGTCGACGTGAAGGCGGGCGCACTCAACCACCTCGACGTCTGGACTCGCCGGGGGCTGCCCGGCGTGGAACTCGATATGCCGCACATCCCCGGCAGCGACGCGGCGGGCGTCGTCAGCGAGGTGGGCGCGGACGTGACGCGCTTCGAGGAGGGCGACCACGTCGCCGTCTGCGCCGGGCGCTACTGCGGCAAGTGCGAGTTCTGCCGCGACGGGCAGGAGTCGGAGTGTGAGAGCTACCACATCATGGGCGAACACGTCCGGGGGGTCCACGCCGAACAGGCCGCCGTCCCCGAGGAGAACCTCGTCCCGGTGCCGGACGACGTCGACTGGCACACCGCCGCCGCCTCCTCGCTGGTCTTCCAGACGGCGTGGCGGATGCTCGTCACCCGCGCGGAACTCGGCCCGAGCGAGAAGGTGCTGGTCCTCGGTGCGTCCGGTGGCGTCGGCCACGCCGCCGTCCAGATCGCCGACTACCTCGGCGCCGAGGTGTACGCCACCGCGAGCACCGACGAGAAACTCGAGTACGCCCGCGAGTGCGGCGCGGACCACGTCATCAACTACGAGGAGTCCTCGTTCAAAGACGAGATTCGCGACCTGACCGACGGACGGGGCGTCGACGTCGTCGTCGATCACATCGGCCCCGCGACGTGGGAAGACTCCCAGAAGGCCCTCGCGAAGGGCGGACGCATCGTCACCTGCGGGGCGACCACCGGCCCGAAGGCCGAGACGAACATCAACCGCGTCTTCTGGAACCAGCTGGAGATTCTCGGTTCCACGATGGCGACGCCCGGCGAGATAGACGACGTGCTCCCCCTCGTCTGGGACGGCACCTTCGAGGTCCACGTCCGCGACGTCCTCCCCATGAGCGAGGCACAGCGCGCCCACGAGATGCTGGAGGAGCGCGAGGGATTCGGCAAGGTCGTCGTCGTGCCCGACAGCGAGTACGATGGGTGA
- a CDS encoding DUF7126 family protein, which translates to MSTMRAIIVGDDPDGVGDALEDHGVEVTHATGTGNRDALTDAGVVDADLLIVTDVGLATSIPVAREDNGDIRVVVYSRDSIPEFARTSAELILDPELMDPETVAEELA; encoded by the coding sequence ATGAGCACGATGCGCGCGATTATCGTCGGCGACGATCCGGACGGCGTCGGAGACGCACTCGAAGACCACGGCGTGGAGGTCACCCACGCGACGGGCACCGGCAACCGCGACGCCCTGACGGACGCGGGCGTGGTCGACGCGGACCTGTTGATCGTGACGGACGTCGGCCTCGCCACCTCTATCCCCGTGGCCCGCGAGGACAACGGGGACATCCGCGTGGTGGTCTACTCGCGGGACTCCATCCCGGAGTTCGCCCGCACGAGCGCCGAACTCATCCTCGACCCCGAGTTGATGGACCCCGAGACGGTCGCCGAGGAACTGGCTTGA
- a CDS encoding cupin domain-containing protein, with amino-acid sequence MLDRFDFEEPGEGERTSGELVVTDDVLVKCFALGPDAELPAHEHDDATNVFHVLQGTVTVIQGEEEESVEAPGVVLHERGVPHGARNDTDEVAVFTASLCPLPS; translated from the coding sequence ATGCTCGACCGCTTCGACTTCGAGGAACCGGGAGAGGGCGAACGCACCAGCGGCGAACTCGTCGTCACCGACGACGTCCTCGTGAAGTGCTTCGCGCTCGGCCCCGACGCGGAACTGCCCGCGCACGAACACGACGACGCGACGAACGTCTTCCACGTCCTCCAGGGCACCGTGACCGTGATTCAGGGCGAGGAGGAGGAGTCCGTAGAGGCTCCGGGCGTCGTTCTCCACGAACGCGGCGTCCCCCACGGCGCGCGCAACGACACCGACGAGGTGGCCGTGTTCACCGCCTCGCTGTGTCCACTCCCGTCGTGA
- a CDS encoding DUF7129 domain-containing putative zinc-binding protein: MAYYECTSCRRRFISAGGMTCVHCGGRLRDLTLVHA; encoded by the coding sequence ATGGCGTACTACGAGTGTACCTCCTGTCGCCGACGGTTCATCAGTGCGGGGGGGATGACCTGCGTGCACTGCGGCGGGCGACTCCGCGACCTCACGCTCGTCCACGCGTGA
- a CDS encoding sugar nucleotide-binding protein, whose protein sequence is MSVLVVGASGFLGRSVVDRLRSHGHGTRGTYHATPREGARVPFDLFADDPADLPFEECGTVVFAAHVERTDHSRERFEAAAGRFVDACDDAGARLLYVSSAGVFDGASGGYVESDDPSPKSRYGERLRAFERRIGGLRDSGILRTDYLYGRSRGDLDPRLAETAIRLRAGERVGYYGDMYKSPVAVGDAARAVARLVEGGARGVVHVPTPRTSVAAFHRAAAAAMGLPYRRIAAEPMPEDPSLHRDTSLDSERFGALVGFRPRSVARAMRATADPDAA, encoded by the coding sequence GTGAGCGTCCTCGTCGTCGGGGCGAGCGGCTTCCTCGGGCGGAGCGTCGTGGACCGACTCCGCAGCCACGGCCACGGGACCCGCGGGACCTACCACGCCACCCCGCGCGAGGGCGCTCGCGTGCCGTTCGACCTCTTCGCGGACGACCCCGCCGACCTCCCGTTCGAGGAGTGTGGGACGGTGGTGTTCGCCGCCCACGTCGAACGCACCGACCATTCCCGAGAGCGGTTCGAGGCGGCCGCGGGGCGGTTCGTCGACGCCTGCGACGACGCGGGAGCGCGACTCCTGTACGTCTCCAGCGCGGGCGTCTTCGACGGAGCGTCGGGAGGGTACGTCGAGTCCGACGACCCCTCGCCCAAATCGCGCTACGGCGAGCGCCTCCGTGCGTTCGAGCGTCGGATCGGGGGACTCCGGGATTCGGGTATTCTCCGCACGGACTACCTCTACGGCCGGTCGCGCGGGGACCTGGACCCCCGCCTCGCCGAGACGGCGATACGACTCCGCGCGGGCGAGCGGGTCGGCTACTACGGGGACATGTACAAGAGTCCGGTCGCGGTGGGCGACGCGGCGCGGGCCGTGGCGCGACTCGTCGAGGGGGGAGCGCGGGGCGTCGTCCACGTCCCGACGCCGCGGACGAGCGTCGCCGCCTTCCACCGCGCGGCCGCCGCCGCGATGGGCCTCCCGTACCGGCGAATCGCGGCCGAACCGATGCCCGAGGACCCGTCGCTCCACCGGGACACCTCGCTCGACTCGGAGCGCTTCGGGGCGCTGGTGGGGTTCAGGCCGCGGTCCGTGGCCCGCGCTATGCGGGCGACGGCCGACCCCGACGCCGCCTGA
- a CDS encoding acetolactate synthase large subunit has protein sequence MQASDLLVSCLEAEGVEYVFGLPGEELEDLLFSIRDSEVQFIPVRHEQGAAFMADVHGRLTGEAGVCLSTLGPGATNLLTGVADAHLDKSPLVAITGQGGRERLHQESHQMLDVVDMFEPITKWNTRMDYPDAIHESVRKAFKLAEHEKPGATHLEIPEDVAGEETDSRPLDPGEREIRRPSPDGEAIDRAVEVLREADRPLVLAGNGAVRTRAAEQLRSLVEMTDIPAVATYMGKGAVSDADDHSLMTLDSGSEDQAERVIDRADTILAVGYDIAEHDPENWNPDGEKRVVHLDFEPAEVYEHYVPDVEVVCDIAHGIEALCGADIGGTDTDWYADLREDLVEEVTGAPTEDDDVTVKNALPLLREAMADEDVLISDVGSHKMAIAKHFPTYDPNTCIISNGLATMGIAVPGAVAADIAVEEDVVAVTGDGGFLMNAAELETATRLDCSFTVVVFRDDDYGLISEKQRDHRDEAFGTGLGNPDFVTFAESFGIDAHRPETWDELGEVLDDAVGGDGVTLVEVPLEPVR, from the coding sequence ATGCAAGCCTCTGACCTGCTGGTGTCCTGTCTCGAAGCCGAGGGCGTGGAGTACGTCTTCGGCCTCCCCGGCGAGGAACTCGAGGACCTCCTCTTCTCGATTCGCGACTCCGAGGTGCAGTTCATCCCGGTGCGCCACGAACAGGGCGCGGCGTTCATGGCCGACGTCCACGGTCGTCTCACGGGCGAGGCAGGCGTCTGTCTCTCCACGCTCGGTCCCGGCGCGACGAACCTGCTGACGGGCGTCGCGGACGCCCACCTCGACAAGTCCCCGCTGGTGGCCATCACGGGGCAGGGCGGGCGCGAACGCCTCCACCAGGAGAGCCACCAGATGCTCGACGTCGTGGACATGTTCGAACCCATCACGAAGTGGAACACGCGGATGGACTACCCCGATGCCATCCACGAGTCGGTCCGCAAGGCGTTCAAACTCGCCGAACACGAGAAACCCGGCGCGACGCACCTCGAGATCCCCGAAGACGTGGCGGGGGAGGAGACGGACTCCCGACCCCTCGACCCCGGTGAACGAGAGATTCGCCGGCCCAGTCCAGACGGCGAGGCCATCGACCGCGCCGTCGAGGTCCTGCGCGAGGCGGACCGCCCCCTCGTGCTGGCGGGCAACGGCGCAGTGCGGACCCGCGCCGCCGAGCAACTGCGCTCGCTCGTCGAGATGACCGACATCCCGGCCGTCGCCACCTACATGGGCAAGGGGGCGGTGTCGGACGCCGACGACCACTCGCTGATGACCCTCGACTCCGGGTCGGAAGACCAGGCCGAACGCGTCATCGACCGGGCGGACACCATCCTCGCCGTCGGCTACGACATCGCCGAACACGACCCGGAGAACTGGAACCCCGACGGCGAGAAGCGCGTCGTCCACCTCGACTTCGAACCCGCCGAGGTGTACGAACACTACGTCCCGGACGTGGAGGTGGTCTGTGACATCGCCCACGGCATCGAAGCCCTCTGCGGGGCCGACATCGGGGGGACGGACACGGACTGGTACGCCGACCTCCGCGAGGACCTCGTCGAGGAGGTGACGGGCGCGCCGACCGAGGACGACGACGTGACCGTCAAGAACGCCCTGCCCCTCCTGCGCGAGGCGATGGCCGACGAGGACGTGCTGATTTCGGACGTCGGGAGCCACAAGATGGCCATCGCGAAGCACTTCCCGACGTACGACCCGAACACCTGCATCATCTCGAACGGCCTCGCGACGATGGGCATCGCGGTGCCCGGCGCGGTGGCCGCCGACATCGCCGTCGAGGAGGACGTCGTCGCCGTCACGGGCGACGGGGGGTTCCTGATGAACGCCGCGGAACTGGAGACGGCGACCCGCCTCGACTGCTCGTTCACCGTCGTCGTCTTCCGGGACGACGACTACGGCCTCATCAGCGAGAAACAGCGAGACCACCGGGACGAGGCGTTCGGGACGGGCCTCGGCAACCCGGACTTCGTGACGTTCGCCGAGAGCTTCGGCATCGACGCCCACCGCCCCGAGACGTGGGACGAACTGGGCGAGGTGCTGGACGACGCGGTCGGCGGGGACGGCGTCACGCTGGTGGAGGTCCCGCTCGAACCCGTCCGGTAG
- a CDS encoding helix-turn-helix domain-containing protein: MVRFTLDHPTLRETLTAVPSTRIVWEESDRTDNGEMLLLLWVESEDFEAFEEATHADPTVTAPRCLTELGDRRLYQIEQTGEGRARRIHTELVAVGGIIHECVGTDGRWSLEVEFPDQDALKHFHSVCEEFDLDFRLVQKYEQSGGKGSSGDFGLTEKQRHALSLACEMGYFEVPRGSDLGTIAEELDISHQAASERVRRAVDVLVRHTIRVDDTPMREQEAD; the protein is encoded by the coding sequence ATGGTGCGGTTCACGCTCGACCACCCGACGCTCCGGGAGACGCTCACCGCAGTTCCCTCGACGCGAATCGTCTGGGAGGAATCGGACAGGACCGACAACGGCGAGATGCTCCTGTTGCTGTGGGTGGAGTCCGAGGACTTCGAGGCGTTCGAGGAGGCCACGCACGCCGACCCGACGGTGACCGCCCCCCGGTGTCTGACGGAACTCGGCGACCGACGGCTCTACCAGATCGAACAGACCGGCGAGGGACGGGCGCGCCGGATTCACACGGAACTGGTCGCCGTCGGCGGTATCATCCACGAGTGCGTCGGGACCGACGGCAGGTGGTCCCTCGAAGTCGAGTTTCCGGACCAGGACGCTCTCAAACACTTCCACTCGGTCTGTGAGGAGTTCGACCTCGACTTCCGACTCGTCCAGAAGTACGAGCAGTCGGGCGGGAAGGGGTCGAGCGGCGACTTCGGACTGACCGAGAAGCAGCGCCACGCGCTCTCGCTGGCCTGCGAGATGGGGTACTTCGAGGTCCCCCGCGGGTCCGACCTCGGCACCATCGCCGAAGAACTGGACATCTCACACCAGGCGGCCTCGGAACGCGTCAGGCGTGCCGTCGACGTCCTCGTCCGCCACACCATCCGGGTGGACGATACGCCCATGCGGGAACAGGAGGCGGACTGA
- a CDS encoding MBL fold metallo-hydrolase: MPTRLTDRCWLVELRGVNAYLVADLPDGVDDPHEADPEEYVLTLVDAGTPLDAGRLKRAVAETGHSLSEIERVLVTHYDVDHVGALSRLALDATVYMGGPDADYLTGRKRPPTRAHKGALQRAFAPLLDAPGLTIETVRDDDRVGSFTVYHTPGHTQGHMAYVSDTLSLAFVGDLVMEKDGDLHPSPWVLSYDTEAVRESIHDLADREPAVEVLGMGHGVPFLRDGSVRLARLGQTIE, from the coding sequence ATGCCGACCCGACTCACCGACCGCTGCTGGCTGGTGGAACTGCGCGGGGTGAACGCCTACCTCGTAGCCGACCTGCCCGACGGGGTCGACGACCCCCACGAGGCCGACCCGGAGGAGTACGTCCTGACGCTCGTGGACGCCGGGACGCCCCTCGACGCGGGCCGCCTGAAGCGGGCGGTAGCGGAGACGGGCCACTCGCTCTCGGAAATCGAGCGCGTGCTGGTCACCCACTACGACGTGGACCACGTCGGGGCCCTCTCGCGTCTCGCCCTGGACGCGACGGTGTACATGGGCGGACCCGACGCGGACTACCTCACCGGGCGGAAGCGCCCCCCGACCCGCGCCCACAAGGGAGCGCTCCAGCGGGCGTTCGCCCCGCTCCTCGACGCACCGGGACTCACCATCGAGACCGTCCGCGACGACGACCGGGTGGGCAGTTTCACCGTCTACCACACCCCCGGCCACACGCAGGGCCACATGGCCTACGTCAGCGACACGCTCTCGCTGGCGTTCGTCGGCGACCTCGTGATGGAGAAGGACGGCGACCTCCACCCCTCGCCGTGGGTGCTGAGCTACGACACCGAGGCGGTCCGCGAGAGCATCCACGACCTCGCCGACCGCGAACCCGCCGTCGAGGTACTCGGAATGGGCCACGGCGTCCCGTTCCTCCGCGACGGGAGCGTCCGCCTCGCTCGCCTCGGACAGACAATCGAGTAA